The following are from one region of the Melaminivora suipulveris genome:
- a CDS encoding aspartate kinase, translating into MALIVHKYGGTSMGSPERIRNVAKRVAKWARAGHQMVVVPSAMSGETNRLLGLAKELAPSKKDTAYHRELDMLAATGEQASSALLALALQAEGMPAISYTGWQVPVRTDSSYTKARIESIDDQRVRADLDAGRVVIVTGFQGIDGEGHITTLGRGGSDTSAVAIAAAMKAAEVLIYTDVDGVYTTDPRVVPEARRLHSLSFEEMLEMASLGSKVLQIRSVEFAGKYRVPMRVLSSFTPWDIDLDEEAKSGTLITFEEDEQMEKAVVSGIAFARDEAKISVLGVPDTPGIAHQILGAVAAANIDVDVIIQNVGKEGRTDFSFTVNRGDYQRTLDLLKDHVAPKLGAEEVVGDDKIAKVSIVGIGMRSHAGVASTMFRALAEENINIKMISTSEIKTSVVIDDKYVELAVRALHKAFGLDQSSA; encoded by the coding sequence ATGGCACTGATCGTTCATAAATACGGCGGCACGTCGATGGGCTCGCCCGAGCGCATCCGCAACGTCGCCAAGCGCGTGGCCAAATGGGCGCGGGCCGGCCACCAGATGGTGGTGGTGCCCAGCGCCATGAGCGGCGAGACCAACCGCCTGCTCGGCCTGGCCAAGGAGCTCGCCCCCTCCAAAAAAGACACCGCCTACCACCGCGAGCTGGACATGCTGGCCGCTACCGGCGAGCAGGCCTCGTCCGCGCTGCTGGCGCTGGCCCTGCAGGCCGAGGGCATGCCCGCCATCAGCTACACCGGCTGGCAGGTGCCGGTGCGCACCGATTCCAGCTACACCAAGGCGCGCATCGAGTCCATCGACGACCAGCGCGTGCGCGCCGACCTGGATGCCGGCCGCGTGGTCATCGTGACCGGCTTTCAGGGCATCGACGGCGAAGGCCACATCACCACCCTGGGCCGTGGCGGCTCGGACACGTCCGCCGTGGCGATCGCGGCCGCCATGAAGGCCGCCGAAGTGCTGATCTATACCGACGTGGACGGCGTCTACACGACCGATCCGCGCGTGGTGCCGGAGGCGCGGCGCCTGCATTCGCTCAGCTTCGAGGAGATGCTGGAGATGGCCAGCCTGGGCAGCAAGGTGCTGCAGATCCGCTCGGTGGAGTTCGCCGGCAAGTACCGCGTGCCCATGCGCGTGCTGTCCAGCTTCACGCCCTGGGACATCGACCTGGACGAGGAAGCCAAGTCCGGCACATTGATCACTTTCGAGGAAGACGAACAAATGGAAAAAGCCGTCGTATCCGGCATCGCGTTCGCGCGCGACGAGGCCAAGATCTCCGTGCTGGGCGTGCCCGACACGCCCGGCATCGCGCACCAGATCCTGGGCGCCGTGGCCGCAGCCAACATCGACGTGGACGTGATCATCCAGAACGTCGGCAAGGAAGGGCGCACCGACTTCAGCTTCACCGTCAACCGCGGCGACTACCAGCGCACGCTGGATCTGCTGAAAGACCATGTCGCGCCGAAGCTGGGCGCCGAGGAGGTGGTGGGCGACGACAAGATCGCCAAGGTCAGCATCGTCGGCATCGGCATGCGCAGCCACGCCGGCGTGGCCAGCACCATGTTCCGCGCGCTGGCCGAGGAGAACATCAACATCAAGATGATCTCCACCTCGGAGATCAAGACCTCGGTGGTCATCGACGACAAGTACGTGGAGCTCGCCGTGCGCGCGCTGCACAAGGCCTTCGGCCTGGACCAGTCGAGCGCCTGA
- the tilS gene encoding tRNA lysidine(34) synthetase TilS produces the protein MTQSFDAAIAAFAPRLPLGVGFSGGADSSALLTACAERWPGQVAALHVHHGLQAAADDFVRHCQALCARLSVPLLVRHVDARPAAGQSPEDAARQARYGAFEALVSAHQTQFAIKNIALAQHADDQVETLLLALSRGAGVAGLAAMPMHWQRAGLHWHRPLLRVAGRDVRQWLRARGEHWVEDPTNQDPRYTRNRIRAQLVPALQEVFPHFRDTLARSAAHAAQASELLLELGAADLAAIGTPPRIDALRALSPARQANVLRHWLRTCHATTPSAAQLAELQSQIAACRTRGHAIRIRVGRAWVVREGALLGCYN, from the coding sequence ATGACCCAGAGTTTCGACGCCGCCATCGCCGCGTTCGCGCCGCGCCTGCCCCTGGGCGTGGGCTTTAGCGGCGGCGCGGACTCCAGCGCGCTGCTCACCGCCTGCGCCGAGCGCTGGCCGGGACAGGTGGCGGCGCTGCACGTGCACCATGGCCTGCAGGCGGCGGCCGATGATTTCGTGCGCCACTGCCAGGCGCTGTGCGCGCGGCTGTCGGTGCCGCTGCTTGTGCGCCACGTCGACGCCCGGCCCGCCGCCGGCCAGAGCCCGGAAGACGCGGCGCGGCAGGCCAGATATGGGGCTTTTGAGGCTTTGGTCAGCGCCCATCAAACGCAGTTTGCTATTAAAAATATTGCATTGGCGCAACACGCGGACGACCAGGTGGAGACGCTGCTGCTGGCGCTGTCGCGCGGCGCGGGCGTGGCCGGCCTGGCGGCCATGCCCATGCACTGGCAGCGCGCCGGGCTGCACTGGCACCGGCCGCTGCTGCGCGTGGCTGGCCGCGACGTACGCCAATGGCTGCGTGCGCGCGGCGAGCATTGGGTCGAGGACCCGACCAACCAGGACCCGCGCTACACGCGCAACCGCATCCGCGCGCAGTTGGTGCCGGCGCTGCAGGAGGTCTTCCCGCATTTTCGCGACACGCTGGCGCGCAGCGCGGCGCACGCCGCGCAGGCCAGCGAGCTGCTGCTGGAGCTGGGCGCGGCCGATCTGGCCGCCATCGGCACGCCGCCGCGCATCGATGCGCTGCGCGCTTTGAGCCCCGCGCGCCAGGCCAACGTGCTGCGCCACTGGCTCAGAACCTGCCACGCCACCACGCCGAGCGCCGCGCAGCTGGCCGAGCTGCAGTCGCAAATCGCGGCCTGCCGCACGCGCGGCCACGCCATCCGCATCCGCGTCGGGCGCGCCTGGGTGGTGCGCGAGGGCGCGCTGCTCGGTTGCTACAATTGA
- a CDS encoding acetyl-CoA carboxylase carboxyltransferase subunit alpha has protein sequence MAKKTFLDFEQPIAELEGKIDELRYVQSESAVDISEEIEQLSKKSHQLTKDIYSDLSPWQITKIARHPERPYTMDYVREIFTDFIEMHGDRHFADDQSIVGGLARFNGHACMVLGHQKGRGTKERAVRNFGMTRPEGYRKALRLMKTAEKFKLPVFTFVDTPGAFPGIDAEERGQSEAIGRNIYEMAQLEVPIITTVIGEGGSGGALAIAVADQVMMLQYSVYSVISPEGCASILWKTSDRAQDAAEAMGITAHRLKALGLVDKIVHEPVGGAHRDAKQMASFLKRALGDAWRQVADLKPKELLERRYERLQSYGRFADTKADSR, from the coding sequence TTGGCAAAGAAAACCTTCCTGGACTTCGAACAACCGATTGCGGAACTCGAAGGAAAAATCGACGAGCTGCGCTACGTGCAAAGCGAAAGCGCGGTGGACATCTCCGAAGAGATCGAGCAGCTCAGCAAGAAGAGCCACCAGCTCACCAAGGACATCTACAGCGATCTGTCGCCCTGGCAGATCACGAAGATCGCGCGCCACCCCGAGCGTCCATACACCATGGACTACGTGCGCGAGATCTTCACCGACTTCATCGAGATGCACGGCGACCGGCACTTCGCCGACGACCAGTCCATCGTCGGCGGCCTGGCGCGCTTCAACGGCCATGCGTGCATGGTGCTGGGCCACCAGAAAGGGCGGGGCACCAAGGAGCGCGCCGTGCGCAACTTCGGCATGACGCGCCCCGAGGGCTACCGCAAGGCGCTGCGCCTGATGAAGACGGCGGAAAAATTCAAGCTGCCGGTGTTCACCTTCGTGGACACGCCCGGCGCCTTCCCCGGCATCGACGCCGAGGAGCGCGGCCAGTCCGAGGCGATTGGCCGCAACATCTACGAGATGGCGCAGCTGGAAGTGCCCATCATCACCACCGTGATCGGCGAGGGCGGCTCGGGCGGCGCGCTGGCGATTGCCGTGGCCGACCAGGTCATGATGCTGCAGTACTCGGTGTACTCGGTCATCAGCCCCGAGGGCTGCGCCTCCATCCTGTGGAAGACCAGCGACCGCGCGCAGGACGCGGCCGAGGCCATGGGCATCACCGCGCACCGCCTCAAAGCCCTGGGCCTGGTGGACAAGATCGTCCACGAGCCTGTGGGCGGCGCGCACCGGGACGCCAAGCAGATGGCGTCCTTCTTGAAGCGCGCGCTGGGCGACGCCTGGCGCCAGGTGGCCGATCTGAAGCCTAAGGAGCTGCTGGAGCGCCGCTACGAGCGCCTGCAAAGCTACGGCCGCTTTGCCGACACCAAGGCCGACAGCCGCTGA
- a CDS encoding DNA-3-methyladenine glycosylase family protein: MAAIKKEAPAALPGQPGYWAEACKHLARKDRVMKRLIPQYGDAMLQSRGDAFATLARSVVGQQISVKAAQSVWDRFAALPPAMTPAEVLRLRVDDMRAAGLSARKVEYLVDLALHFDGGKLGPERWPEMDDEAIIGELVAIRGIGRWTAEMFLMFHLLRPNVLPLDDVGLIRGISQNYFSGEPVSRSDAREVAQAWRPWASVATWYIWRSLDPLPVNY; this comes from the coding sequence GTGGCAGCTATTAAAAAAGAAGCGCCAGCGGCGCTGCCGGGGCAACCCGGTTACTGGGCCGAAGCGTGCAAGCACCTGGCGCGCAAGGACCGCGTCATGAAGCGCCTGATCCCGCAGTACGGCGACGCCATGCTGCAGTCGCGCGGCGACGCCTTTGCCACGCTGGCGCGCAGCGTGGTCGGCCAGCAGATTTCGGTCAAGGCGGCGCAAAGCGTGTGGGATCGCTTCGCCGCGCTGCCGCCCGCCATGACGCCGGCCGAGGTGTTGCGCCTGCGCGTGGACGACATGCGCGCGGCCGGCCTGTCGGCGCGCAAGGTGGAATACCTGGTCGACCTGGCGCTGCACTTCGACGGCGGCAAGCTCGGGCCCGAGCGCTGGCCCGAGATGGACGACGAAGCCATCATCGGCGAGCTGGTGGCGATCCGCGGCATCGGCCGCTGGACGGCCGAAATGTTCCTGATGTTCCACCTGCTGCGGCCCAACGTGTTGCCGCTCGACGACGTGGGCCTGATCCGCGGTATCAGCCAGAACTATTTCTCCGGCGAGCCCGTGAGCCGCAGCGACGCGCGCGAAGTCGCCCAAGCCTGGCGGCCCTGGGCCAGCGTGGCCACTTGGTATATTTGGCGATCGCTGGATCCCCTGCCGGTCAACTACTGA
- the cysS gene encoding cysteine--tRNA ligase — protein sequence MSLRIYNTLSRALVDFSPLTPGHVRMYVCGMTVYDLCHLGHARSMIAFDVVQRWLRASGYEVTYVRNITDIDDKIIRRALEGGETVRSLTARMIDALHQDADALGIERPTHEPRATDYVPQMLDMIGRLEARGLAYQADGGDMNFAVRKFPGYGRLSGKTLDELNAGERVAVGQDKRDPLDFVLWKSAKEGEPDEVKWSSPWGAGRPGWHIECSAMGCALLGESFDIHGGGADLAFPHHENEIAQSEGATGQPLAQVWMHNGFINVDNEKMSKSLGNFFTIRDVLAQYDAEVLRFFVVRSHYRSPLAYSDVHLDDARAALKRLYTALHLVAPAPLAQIDWAEPHAARFKAAMDEDFGTPEAVAVLFDLAGEVNRSSSPQMAALLKALGGHLGLLQGDPQAFLQSGAELDAAAIEQQIAARAAAKAAKDFAEADRIRAGLLSRGIVLKDSAAGTTWEAAQ from the coding sequence ATGAGCTTGCGTATCTACAACACGCTGTCGCGTGCGCTCGTGGATTTCTCGCCGCTGACCCCCGGCCACGTGCGCATGTACGTCTGCGGCATGACCGTGTACGACCTGTGCCACCTGGGCCACGCGCGCTCGATGATCGCTTTTGACGTGGTGCAGCGCTGGCTGCGCGCCTCGGGCTACGAGGTGACCTACGTGCGCAACATCACCGACATCGACGACAAGATCATCCGCCGCGCGCTGGAGGGCGGCGAGACCGTGCGCAGCCTCACAGCCCGCATGATCGACGCGCTGCACCAGGACGCCGATGCCTTGGGAATAGAGCGCCCCACGCACGAACCGCGCGCCACCGACTACGTGCCGCAGATGCTGGACATGATTGGACGCCTGGAAGCCAGGGGCCTGGCTTACCAGGCGGACGGCGGCGACATGAATTTCGCCGTGCGCAAATTTCCCGGCTACGGCCGGCTGTCGGGCAAGACGCTGGACGAGCTCAACGCCGGCGAGCGCGTGGCCGTGGGGCAGGACAAGCGCGACCCGCTGGACTTCGTGCTGTGGAAGAGCGCCAAGGAGGGCGAGCCGGACGAAGTGAAGTGGTCCAGCCCCTGGGGCGCCGGCCGGCCCGGCTGGCATATCGAGTGCTCGGCCATGGGCTGCGCGCTGCTGGGCGAGAGCTTCGACATCCACGGCGGCGGTGCCGATCTGGCCTTTCCGCACCACGAAAACGAGATCGCGCAAAGCGAAGGCGCCACCGGCCAGCCGCTGGCGCAGGTGTGGATGCACAACGGCTTCATCAACGTCGACAACGAGAAGATGTCCAAGTCGCTGGGCAACTTCTTCACCATCCGCGACGTGCTCGCGCAGTACGACGCGGAAGTCCTGCGCTTTTTCGTCGTGCGCAGCCACTACCGCAGCCCGCTGGCCTACAGCGACGTGCATCTGGATGATGCACGCGCCGCGCTCAAGCGCCTGTACACCGCGCTGCACCTGGTGGCGCCCGCGCCGCTGGCGCAGATCGACTGGGCCGAGCCGCACGCCGCGCGCTTCAAGGCGGCCATGGACGAGGACTTCGGCACGCCCGAGGCCGTGGCCGTGCTGTTCGACCTGGCCGGCGAGGTCAACCGCAGCAGCAGCCCGCAGATGGCGGCGCTGTTGAAAGCCCTGGGCGGCCACCTGGGCCTGCTGCAGGGCGATCCGCAGGCTTTTCTGCAATCGGGCGCGGAGCTGGACGCCGCTGCCATCGAGCAGCAGATCGCCGCGCGCGCGGCGGCCAAGGCGGCCAAGGACTTCGCCGAAGCCGACCGCATCCGCGCCGGGCTGCTCTCACGCGGCATCGTGCTCAAGGATTCGGCCGCCGGCACCACCTGGGAGGCGGCGCAGTGA
- a CDS encoding tetratricopeptide repeat protein, with the protein MNPARRLAPRNLCRLALAALLLAGGAQAQQAAPTTYNDVQQLLKAGKADQALQQVDKRLADSGRDPQLRFLRAVALTELGRQDEAIAALVDLTETYPELPEPYNNLAVLYAARNELAKARDALEMAVRARPDYAVAHENLGDIYVRLAARAYQRAGELAPGVAPSAAPKLTALRQVLTTPAER; encoded by the coding sequence ATGAATCCTGCCCGCCGCCTCGCCCCCCGAAACCTGTGCCGGCTGGCCCTGGCGGCCCTGCTGCTGGCCGGCGGCGCGCAGGCCCAGCAGGCCGCGCCGACCACCTACAACGACGTGCAGCAGCTGCTCAAGGCCGGCAAGGCCGACCAGGCGCTGCAGCAGGTGGACAAACGACTGGCGGACAGCGGGCGCGATCCGCAGTTGCGCTTTCTGCGCGCCGTGGCCTTGACGGAGCTGGGCCGCCAGGACGAGGCCATCGCCGCGCTGGTCGACCTGACCGAGACCTACCCCGAGCTGCCCGAGCCCTACAACAACCTGGCCGTGCTGTACGCCGCGCGCAATGAGCTGGCCAAGGCGCGCGATGCGCTGGAGATGGCCGTGCGTGCCCGCCCCGACTACGCCGTGGCTCATGAAAACCTGGGCGACATCTACGTGCGCCTGGCCGCGCGGGCCTATCAGCGCGCCGGCGAGCTGGCGCCGGGCGTGGCCCCCTCGGCCGCGCCCAAGCTCACCGCGCTGCGCCAGGTGCTGACTACCCCGGCCGAGCGCTGA
- a CDS encoding peptidylprolyl isomerase, whose protein sequence is MFFRRNMLFAGASIALAATLSVAPASAQGADPKVRLTTSMGDIVLQLDPAHAPQTTANFLQYARDGHYDGTVFHRVIDGFMIQGGGFTPEMQQKPTRAPIKLEAASGLKNDKYTVAMARTGNPDSATSQFFINVADNAMLNAPNPDGHGYAVFGRVVEGKEVVDKIRAVATGNRGGHQNVPTTPVVIQSAKVVDAK, encoded by the coding sequence ATGTTTTTCAGAAGAAATATGCTGTTTGCCGGCGCCAGCATTGCGCTGGCAGCTACGCTTTCGGTAGCGCCAGCGAGCGCCCAGGGTGCCGACCCCAAGGTCAGGCTGACGACCTCGATGGGCGACATCGTGCTGCAACTGGACCCCGCGCACGCGCCGCAGACGACTGCCAACTTTCTGCAATACGCCCGGGACGGCCACTACGACGGCACGGTGTTCCACCGCGTGATCGACGGCTTCATGATCCAGGGCGGCGGCTTCACGCCCGAGATGCAGCAAAAGCCCACGCGCGCGCCCATCAAGCTGGAGGCCGCAAGCGGCCTGAAGAACGACAAGTACACGGTGGCCATGGCGCGCACCGGCAACCCGGACTCGGCCACCTCGCAGTTCTTCATCAACGTGGCCGACAACGCCATGCTGAACGCGCCCAACCCGGACGGCCACGGCTACGCCGTGTTCGGCCGCGTGGTCGAGGGCAAGGAAGTGGTGGACAAGATCCGCGCCGTGGCCACCGGCAACCGCGGCGGGCACCAGAACGTTCCGACCACGCCCGTGGTCATCCAGTCGGCCAAAGTGGTCGATGCCAAATAA
- a CDS encoding peptidylprolyl isomerase, whose product MSTTHNPEVELHVTITEGDTVSHGVITLELDAQRAPKSTQNFMNYVNQGFYDGTIFHRVIKGFMIQGGGFTPDMKQKATDAPIENEAQNGLANAQYTVAMARTGDPHSATAQFFINTVDNAFLNHTSPSPQGWGYAVFGKVTKGQEVVDAIRKVRTTRKGYHDDVPFDSVVIDKAVAVQA is encoded by the coding sequence ATGAGCACCACGCACAACCCCGAAGTCGAACTGCACGTCACCATCACCGAGGGCGATACCGTCAGCCATGGCGTCATCACCCTGGAGCTGGACGCCCAGCGCGCGCCCAAGTCCACGCAGAACTTCATGAACTACGTGAACCAGGGCTTCTACGACGGCACCATCTTTCACCGCGTCATCAAGGGCTTCATGATCCAGGGCGGCGGCTTCACGCCCGACATGAAGCAAAAGGCCACCGATGCGCCCATCGAAAACGAGGCGCAAAACGGCCTTGCCAACGCGCAGTACACCGTGGCCATGGCGCGCACGGGCGATCCGCACAGCGCCACGGCGCAGTTCTTCATCAACACCGTGGACAACGCCTTCCTGAACCACACCTCGCCCTCGCCGCAGGGCTGGGGCTATGCCGTGTTCGGCAAGGTGACCAAGGGCCAGGAGGTGGTGGACGCCATCCGCAAGGTGCGCACCACGCGCAAGGGCTACCACGACGACGTGCCGTTCGACTCGGTGGTCATCGACAAGGCCGTCGCCGTCCAGGCCTGA
- a CDS encoding UDP-2,3-diacylglucosamine diphosphatase: MSALPVPPIAELIAPAGWRAVDCVSDLHLEPGTPQTLAALLAHLRTTDADAVFILGDLFEVWVGDDALEDAGSFEAQCCELLADAARLRPTYFMHGNRDFLVGPAFAQRTGIELLADPTALQLAGRRWLLTHGDALCLDDVEYQRFRALARNPDWQAQLLARPLLERRATGRSARQESDAKKQAGMAVLADVDTPAAQQWLRAARADALVHGHTHLPADHQLPGGGTRHVLTDWDLHAQPPRAGVLRLHAGGYATRLPLAG; this comes from the coding sequence GTGTCCGCGTTGCCCGTCCCGCCGATCGCCGAGCTGATCGCCCCCGCCGGCTGGCGCGCGGTGGACTGCGTGTCGGATTTGCACCTGGAGCCGGGCACGCCGCAGACGCTGGCCGCGCTGCTGGCGCATCTGCGCACCACCGACGCCGACGCGGTCTTCATCCTGGGCGACCTGTTCGAGGTCTGGGTCGGCGACGACGCGCTGGAGGATGCCGGCAGCTTCGAGGCGCAGTGCTGCGAGCTGCTGGCGGACGCGGCGCGTCTGCGTCCAACCTATTTCATGCACGGTAACCGGGATTTCCTCGTGGGCCCGGCGTTTGCGCAGCGCACCGGCATCGAGTTGCTGGCCGACCCTACGGCGCTGCAGCTGGCCGGCCGGCGCTGGCTGCTCACGCACGGCGACGCGCTGTGCCTGGACGACGTGGAGTACCAGCGCTTTCGCGCCCTGGCGCGCAATCCGGATTGGCAGGCGCAATTGCTGGCGCGCCCCTTGCTGGAGCGCCGCGCCACCGGCCGCAGCGCGCGTCAGGAAAGCGACGCGAAAAAGCAGGCTGGCATGGCCGTTCTGGCCGACGTGGACACCCCGGCCGCACAGCAGTGGCTGCGCGCCGCGCGCGCCGACGCGCTGGTGCACGGCCACACCCACCTGCCCGCCGACCACCAACTTCCCGGCGGCGGCACGCGCCACGTGCTGACCGACTGGGACCTGCACGCCCAGCCACCGCGCGCCGGTGTGCTGCGCCTGCACGCCGGCGGCTACGCGACGCGCCTGCCGCTGGCTGGCTGA
- a CDS encoding zinc-dependent peptidase, which translates to MAGAWLRRLLRRVRSSVAPVPDIPAQLWLDTIAGYPFIAGLPLQDLAKLRALSALFLQRKQFTGAHGLEVSDAMALAIAAQACLPLLHWGRPQQALAWYDDFVGIVVHPAEAVARRSAVDEAGVVHHYDEVLQGEAMQGGPVMLSWPAVHAAGAALPGEYATSVVVHEFVHKIDMQGGPADGCPPLPPGFLGTTSKRAAREAWRAAWQPAYEQFREQVIIAQRFGGAPPWLDAYGATAPAEFFAVACEAWFVHRERFTQEFPTLAPALQAFFNPRA; encoded by the coding sequence ATGGCCGGCGCCTGGCTGCGACGGTTGCTGCGCCGCGTGCGCAGCAGCGTCGCGCCGGTGCCCGACATCCCGGCGCAGCTGTGGCTGGACACCATCGCCGGCTATCCCTTCATCGCCGGCCTGCCCCTGCAGGACCTGGCCAAGCTGCGCGCCCTGAGCGCGCTGTTCCTGCAGCGCAAACAGTTCACCGGCGCGCACGGCCTGGAGGTGAGCGACGCCATGGCGCTGGCGATTGCCGCGCAGGCCTGCCTGCCGCTGCTGCACTGGGGCCGGCCGCAGCAGGCGCTGGCCTGGTACGACGACTTCGTCGGCATCGTGGTGCATCCGGCCGAGGCCGTGGCGCGGCGCAGCGCGGTGGACGAGGCCGGCGTGGTGCACCACTACGACGAGGTGCTGCAGGGCGAGGCCATGCAGGGCGGCCCGGTCATGCTCAGCTGGCCGGCGGTGCACGCTGCCGGCGCGGCGCTGCCGGGCGAATACGCCACCAGCGTGGTCGTCCACGAGTTCGTGCACAAGATCGACATGCAGGGCGGGCCGGCCGACGGCTGCCCTCCCCTGCCGCCCGGCTTTCTGGGCACGACCAGCAAGCGCGCCGCGCGCGAGGCCTGGCGCGCGGCCTGGCAGCCGGCGTACGAGCAGTTCCGCGAACAGGTCATCATCGCCCAGCGCTTCGGCGGTGCGCCGCCGTGGCTGGATGCCTACGGCGCCACCGCGCCGGCCGAGTTCTTCGCCGTGGCCTGCGAGGCCTGGTTCGTGCACCGCGAGCGCTTCACGCAGGAATTTCCGACGCTGGCGCCGGCGCTGCAGGCATTCTTCAACCCGCGGGCTTGA
- a CDS encoding DUF3014 domain-containing protein encodes MPQPNRSRHAPPPSSSAFAASAAGWVLLLVAAGAAAWWFWWRPAQEAAPASPPAAAVPAPQPAASQPELHHPVEALAGPDTELPAPADADERLRADITALVGAGQAASFLQLDGFARRAVATVDNLARPQASARLWPVQPTAGRFAVDGPADAQTQTVAADNAARYRPFVAFVESVPLDAAVRLYARLYPLFQAAYEELGYPGRYFNDRAVAVLDQLLATPEPAQPLAVQLTRVGGEVPSLRPWVRYEFADPQLEALSSGQKVLLRMGPDNARRLKAVLAQLRQRVATGVKPAG; translated from the coding sequence ATGCCCCAACCCAACCGCAGCCGCCACGCGCCGCCGCCTTCGTCCTCTGCCTTTGCCGCCTCTGCCGCTGGCTGGGTGCTGCTGCTCGTCGCCGCAGGCGCGGCGGCGTGGTGGTTCTGGTGGCGCCCGGCGCAGGAGGCCGCGCCGGCATCGCCACCCGCCGCTGCCGTGCCTGCGCCGCAGCCCGCCGCATCGCAGCCCGAGCTGCACCACCCGGTCGAGGCGCTCGCCGGCCCGGACACCGAGCTGCCCGCTCCCGCCGACGCCGACGAACGGCTGCGCGCCGACATCACGGCGCTGGTCGGCGCGGGGCAGGCCGCGTCCTTTCTGCAACTGGACGGCTTCGCGCGCCGCGCCGTGGCCACGGTGGACAACCTGGCGCGTCCGCAGGCGTCGGCGCGGCTGTGGCCGGTGCAGCCCACGGCCGGGCGCTTCGCCGTGGACGGCCCGGCGGACGCGCAGACGCAGACCGTCGCCGCCGACAACGCGGCGCGCTACCGTCCCTTCGTCGCCTTCGTCGAGAGCGTTCCGCTGGATGCCGCCGTGCGCCTGTACGCGCGGCTGTATCCGCTGTTCCAGGCGGCGTACGAGGAGCTGGGCTACCCCGGCCGCTATTTCAACGATCGGGCGGTAGCGGTGCTGGACCAGCTGCTGGCCACGCCCGAGCCGGCGCAGCCGCTGGCCGTGCAGCTCACGCGCGTGGGCGGCGAGGTGCCGTCGCTGAGGCCCTGGGTGCGCTATGAGTTCGCCGATCCGCAGCTCGAAGCGCTCAGCAGCGGGCAGAAAGTTCTGCTGCGCATGGGCCCGGACAACGCGCGGCGTCTGAAAGCCGTGCTGGCGCAGCTGCGCCAGCGGGTCGCCACCGGCGTCAAGCCCGCGGGTTGA
- the arfB gene encoding alternative ribosome rescue aminoacyl-tRNA hydrolase ArfB, whose product MSGPRRTPAVPIDPAEVQITAVRAQGAGGQNVNKVSSAIHLRFDVAASSLPEDVKQRLLALRDARLTRQGELIVKAQQYRTQEANRQDALQRLQALVDSVAQAPRERRATRPTLASQQRRLQAKSRRADIKAQRGRAGSGLF is encoded by the coding sequence ATGAGCGGCCCGCGCCGCACGCCCGCCGTGCCCATCGACCCGGCCGAGGTCCAGATCACCGCCGTGCGCGCTCAAGGAGCTGGCGGGCAGAACGTGAACAAGGTCAGCAGCGCCATTCATCTGCGCTTCGACGTCGCCGCCTCGTCCCTGCCCGAGGACGTGAAGCAGCGCCTGCTGGCCCTGCGCGACGCGCGCCTGACGCGCCAGGGCGAGCTGATCGTCAAGGCGCAGCAATACCGCACGCAGGAGGCCAACCGGCAGGACGCGCTGCAGCGCCTGCAGGCGCTGGTGGACAGCGTCGCCCAGGCGCCGCGCGAGCGCCGCGCCACGCGGCCGACGCTGGCCTCGCAGCAGCGGCGCCTGCAGGCCAAGAGCCGGCGCGCCGACATCAAGGCCCAGCGCGGACGCGCCGGATCGGGCCTTTTTTGA